The following proteins are encoded in a genomic region of Novosphingobium sp. PP1Y:
- a CDS encoding Lrp/AsnC family transcriptional regulator, with translation MIELDAYEKKILRELQRDANQTTAEIAERVGLSASPCWRRIDRLEREGVIKRRVALVDREKVGLNAHVFVQVKLTAHGRANLDEFASKIREFPEVLDCYVLMGAVDFMIRVVAKDINAYERFFFEELSQLPGVQEVISTVALSQIKSTTELPI, from the coding sequence ATGATCGAACTTGATGCCTATGAGAAAAAGATTCTCCGCGAACTTCAGCGTGACGCGAATCAAACGACAGCCGAGATTGCCGAACGTGTGGGCTTGTCCGCATCCCCTTGTTGGCGGCGGATTGACCGGCTTGAACGTGAAGGCGTGATCAAGCGGCGGGTGGCCCTTGTCGACCGCGAGAAGGTGGGCCTCAATGCCCACGTCTTCGTGCAGGTCAAGCTGACGGCGCATGGCCGCGCCAACCTCGACGAATTCGCCAGCAAGATCCGCGAGTTTCCGGAAGTGCTCGACTGTTATGTCCTGATGGGCGCGGTCGATTTCATGATCCGCGTCGTGGCCAAGGACATCAATGCCTACGAGCGTTTCTTCTTCGAGGAACTCTCGCAGCTACCCGGGGTGCAGGAAGTGATCTCCACTGTCGCACTCTCGCAGATCAAGTCTACGACCGAATTGCCCATCTGA
- a CDS encoding TraR/DksA family transcriptional regulator, giving the protein MADIDTAKKKLEARLAELNARLAHLQDDLAEPLDPDFAEAAVEREDDASLEGQAALVSSELGSVNRALDRIANGTYGLCVKCSGQISPERLSARPEAALCITCAKEVS; this is encoded by the coding sequence ATGGCTGATATCGATACGGCGAAGAAGAAGCTTGAGGCGCGGCTCGCGGAGTTGAACGCCCGGCTCGCCCACTTGCAGGACGACTTGGCGGAACCGCTGGATCCCGATTTTGCCGAAGCGGCCGTTGAACGTGAGGACGATGCATCGCTTGAAGGTCAGGCCGCATTGGTGAGTAGCGAACTAGGTTCGGTGAACCGGGCACTCGATCGTATTGCCAATGGCACCTATGGCCTATGCGTCAAATGCAGTGGCCAAATTTCACCAGAGCGCCTGTCGGCAAGGCCCGAAGCGGCGCTTTGCATCACTTGTGCGAAAGAGGTCAGCTAG
- a CDS encoding glycoside hydrolase family 9 protein, which produces MKRIASALLATATIMAGPVATQGQTLRVTPAQTLEAQGITVIVDQNEFSPIFFDEKNAGIQIVLHGERIATDGAVRLDATPEQWAAVPAFLGRTLGASPNQVLVRSEYKDVNLGYSVKVTAEGDGFRIAVDLDKPLPPSLAGKAGFNLDFLPTAYFGKTFMMGQDPGLFPRHPTGPMAKDGSGDPLPLAEGANAITLSPEDPMTRVSITSDTAPLKLYDARNRAQNGWFVVRSLIPAGAKENAIVWHVRPNVVKDWVRQPVVSFNQAGYTPGRPKVALIELDPNFKAPAEAELVKLSPDGSKVPVLRAKTQSRGRWMRYNYAAFDFSSVREPGVYAISYAGQTTNPFRISADAYDRIWQTSLDTFLAEQMDHMGIREQYRVWSSPSHLDDARQAPPNIVHFDGYKMGPELDSPFKAGEHIPGLAVGGWQDAGDYDIQTPQNASVVRDLVWARELFGLDWDETSVDEKARAVEIRKPDGIEDSIQQIRHGTLQLLAQYKVFGHAIVGIIDPTLRQYAHLGDAGSQTDGLVYDASLDPTERKGAASGAQDDRWAFTTDLPANNLIVAAALAGSSRALADSDPAMAGEALAAAKALWAKQQTGDIKPGDGRDDSSSPRSAQAANVAATVELLITTRGEKVYADRLRQLLPVIQQNFEWLGDAAVRAIPFMDAGYRKHLVPSVRKMKAKVDADLVDNPFGVPISEGSWAGSNQVVSFGTTMYLLHQHFPDIVGTDYTLSAIDYVLGRHPANNLSLVSTVGTASKLIGYGHNRADYSFIPGGLVPGVLIVKPDFPEAKTDWPFLWFENEYTVSTTSAYILAARAAMAAAAEAR; this is translated from the coding sequence ATGAAGAGGATTGCAAGTGCCTTGCTGGCCACCGCGACCATTATGGCCGGTCCGGTTGCCACCCAGGGTCAGACGTTGAGGGTTACGCCTGCACAAACTCTGGAGGCGCAGGGCATTACGGTTATCGTCGATCAGAACGAGTTCAGCCCGATCTTCTTCGATGAAAAGAATGCGGGAATTCAGATCGTCTTGCATGGCGAGCGGATCGCCACGGACGGCGCGGTGCGTCTCGATGCAACTCCGGAACAATGGGCTGCGGTACCTGCCTTTCTAGGCAGGACATTGGGTGCATCTCCGAATCAGGTCCTCGTGCGCTCGGAATACAAGGACGTGAATCTCGGTTACAGCGTCAAGGTCACCGCCGAAGGGGACGGCTTTCGCATAGCCGTCGATCTCGACAAGCCACTGCCGCCAAGCCTTGCGGGCAAGGCAGGCTTCAATCTGGACTTCCTGCCCACCGCCTACTTCGGCAAGACTTTCATGATGGGACAGGACCCGGGCCTCTTCCCGCGGCACCCCACCGGACCCATGGCAAAGGACGGCTCTGGCGATCCCCTTCCACTTGCAGAAGGGGCCAATGCCATCACGCTGTCACCGGAAGATCCGATGACGCGGGTCTCGATCACCTCGGATACGGCGCCGCTCAAGCTCTACGATGCCCGCAACCGGGCCCAGAACGGTTGGTTCGTGGTGCGCTCGCTAATTCCGGCAGGGGCCAAGGAGAATGCCATTGTCTGGCATGTCCGGCCCAACGTGGTGAAGGACTGGGTGCGTCAGCCGGTCGTTTCCTTCAACCAGGCTGGCTATACTCCGGGGCGGCCCAAGGTTGCGCTGATCGAGCTCGATCCCAACTTCAAGGCACCTGCTGAAGCCGAACTGGTCAAGCTGTCGCCCGATGGCAGCAAGGTGCCGGTGCTGCGTGCCAAGACGCAATCGCGCGGGCGCTGGATGCGCTATAACTATGCCGCCTTCGATTTCTCAAGCGTGCGCGAACCGGGGGTCTACGCGATCTCCTATGCCGGTCAGACGACAAATCCCTTCCGCATCTCGGCCGATGCCTACGATCGCATCTGGCAGACCTCGCTCGATACATTCCTTGCCGAGCAGATGGATCATATGGGTATTCGTGAGCAATATCGCGTATGGTCATCGCCTTCCCACCTCGACGATGCCCGGCAGGCTCCGCCGAACATTGTGCATTTCGACGGTTACAAGATGGGTCCCGAACTGGATTCGCCGTTCAAGGCGGGAGAACATATTCCCGGCCTTGCCGTTGGCGGTTGGCAGGATGCCGGAGACTATGACATTCAGACGCCCCAGAACGCATCCGTGGTTAGAGACCTGGTTTGGGCACGCGAACTCTTCGGGCTCGATTGGGACGAGACGAGTGTCGACGAGAAGGCGCGCGCGGTAGAGATCCGTAAGCCGGATGGCATCGAGGATTCGATCCAGCAGATCCGCCACGGCACCTTGCAGTTGCTTGCTCAGTACAAGGTATTCGGGCACGCCATTGTTGGCATCATCGATCCGACCCTGCGCCAATATGCGCATCTCGGCGATGCCGGATCGCAGACGGACGGTCTGGTCTACGATGCCAGTCTGGATCCGACTGAGCGTAAGGGCGCCGCATCCGGAGCGCAGGATGATCGTTGGGCCTTCACGACCGACTTGCCGGCCAACAACCTGATCGTCGCCGCGGCCCTGGCGGGCTCAAGCCGAGCGCTAGCTGATAGTGATCCGGCGATGGCGGGCGAGGCGCTGGCGGCAGCGAAAGCCCTTTGGGCCAAGCAGCAGACCGGAGATATCAAGCCGGGTGATGGACGCGACGATTCATCTTCGCCCCGTTCAGCACAAGCGGCCAATGTCGCGGCCACGGTAGAGCTTCTGATCACGACAAGAGGAGAGAAGGTCTACGCAGACCGGCTTCGGCAACTGCTCCCCGTAATCCAGCAGAACTTCGAATGGCTTGGGGACGCTGCCGTGCGAGCCATTCCTTTTATGGATGCCGGCTATCGCAAGCACTTGGTGCCGTCAGTGCGCAAGATGAAGGCCAAGGTCGACGCCGATTTGGTGGATAATCCGTTCGGTGTGCCGATCAGTGAAGGTTCATGGGCAGGTTCCAACCAGGTCGTAAGCTTTGGCACGACCATGTACCTGCTCCATCAGCATTTCCCCGATATTGTCGGAACCGACTACACGCTTTCGGCGATCGACTATGTCCTGGGACGGCACCCGGCCAACAATCTGTCGCTTGTCTCAACCGTCGGCACGGCCTCAAAGCTGATAGGCTATGGTCACAATCGCGCGGACTACAGCTTCATTCCCGGTGGACTCGTGCCCGGGGTGTTGATCGTGAAGCCCGATTTTCCCGAAGCGAAGACAGATTGGCCGTTCCTTTGGTTCGAGAACGAATACACGGTTAGCACAACTTCCGCATATATTCTCGCGGCGCGGGCTGCCATGGCTGCAGCAGCGGAGGCAAGATGA
- a CDS encoding ribonuclease HI, with the protein MARRRVKVFFDGGSRPNPGRMEAAVVVRGKTHLFEDMGHGSNGDAEWLALVQALEVSRAMDLTDVELIGDAREVVQKANLAMRGEIAPHRHVSIFLALAHEVRPGRIRWIKREQNLAGIALARRHPR; encoded by the coding sequence ATGGCACGGCGCAGGGTCAAGGTGTTCTTCGATGGTGGAAGCCGCCCGAATCCCGGTCGGATGGAGGCGGCCGTGGTGGTTCGCGGCAAGACGCATCTGTTCGAGGACATGGGACATGGCTCGAATGGCGATGCCGAATGGCTGGCCCTTGTTCAGGCGCTGGAAGTATCACGTGCCATGGACCTGACCGACGTTGAACTGATCGGCGATGCCCGGGAAGTGGTGCAGAAGGCCAATCTGGCAATGCGCGGAGAGATTGCCCCACACAGGCATGTCTCAATATTCCTGGCCCTGGCGCACGAGGTTCGCCCCGGCCGGATCCGCTGGATCAAGCGGGAGCAGAACCTTGCCGGAATCGCACTCGCCCGGCGCCATCCAAGATGA
- a CDS encoding alpha/beta hydrolase → MIRLMRLTSNLPLTRPILSSLVACGIAASFTITEPALAQSDKMVSIATPAQGDAIRLDTGKLPGATIAESWHSQYNSVFARNVTEATLTPFLPDPAKANGTAVIVAPGGGFRTLSMENEGWDVARALAAKGVAAFVLKYRLNQTPPSLADFERSSADMSAPRGPAPRPALEGMMANLGPQIADARAAFALVRKRSKEWHVDPDRIGMVGFSAGAMLTMATTLAGQDAKPAFIGNIYGPLAPATVPADAPPMFVALAADDPLFGNSGFGLIESWRAAKRPVEFHLFEQGGHGFGMYQKPTTSTGWFDEFTSWMGMHGLLKPTH, encoded by the coding sequence ATGATTCGCCTGATGCGCCTGACATCCAACCTGCCTTTGACCCGGCCTATCCTGTCCTCTCTTGTCGCCTGCGGGATTGCTGCCAGCTTTACCATTACAGAACCGGCCCTGGCGCAGTCCGACAAGATGGTGTCCATCGCAACGCCTGCCCAAGGTGATGCCATCAGACTGGATACCGGGAAACTTCCGGGCGCAACGATCGCGGAATCCTGGCACAGTCAATACAACAGCGTCTTTGCGCGCAATGTCACGGAAGCCACGCTTACGCCCTTCCTGCCCGATCCAGCCAAAGCAAACGGTACGGCAGTAATCGTGGCCCCAGGCGGCGGCTTCCGTACGCTGTCGATGGAAAATGAAGGATGGGATGTTGCGCGCGCGCTTGCAGCCAAAGGCGTTGCCGCATTCGTGCTGAAGTATCGCCTTAACCAGACTCCGCCCAGTCTTGCCGACTTCGAACGTTCTTCGGCCGACATGAGCGCACCTCGCGGACCGGCGCCGCGCCCGGCGCTGGAGGGCATGATGGCCAACCTTGGTCCGCAGATCGCCGATGCACGCGCCGCCTTCGCGCTTGTCCGCAAGCGCTCCAAGGAATGGCATGTCGACCCCGATCGCATCGGCATGGTCGGCTTTTCCGCCGGCGCCATGTTGACGATGGCTACGACTTTGGCAGGACAGGATGCGAAGCCCGCTTTCATCGGTAACATCTACGGCCCTTTGGCCCCAGCTACGGTACCGGCCGACGCGCCCCCCATGTTCGTGGCCCTTGCCGCCGATGACCCGTTGTTCGGCAATAGCGGTTTCGGTCTGATCGAAAGCTGGCGGGCAGCGAAGCGGCCGGTCGAGTTTCACCTTTTCGAACAGGGTGGACATGGTTTCGGCATGTATCAGAAGCCGACCACCAGCACGGGCTGGTTCGATGAATTCACCAGCTGGATGGGGATGCACGGCCTCCTGAAGCCGACTCACTAA
- a CDS encoding Glu/Leu/Phe/Val dehydrogenase dimerization domain-containing protein, whose protein sequence is MTAAASHELPPVEYIRLIDEAARLDGVIAIHSTARGPAAGGCRLWTYRDAQTMLADAARLAEGMSYKNAMAELPFGGGKSVLRRPDGDFDRRALFEAFGREVEKLGGRYVTAEDVGTGVEDMEFAALHTSHVAGRSARPGFAGGDPSPWTALGVFEGMKAAALFAYGTSLSGMTIAVQGLGSVGAELCHMLSKTGAKLVVADIVVERAAALADKLGAKVASVEEIAGVDAQVFAPCALGGALNDAALDVLKAKVICGAANNQLATPHIAGRLLAMDVTYAPDYVVNAGGIINVSAEYLHEDENQVRARVMQIGPRTADVLEQAGELHLPTSQVANRIAEQLMAQPVQADS, encoded by the coding sequence ATGACTGCCGCTGCCAGCCACGAATTGCCGCCTGTGGAATACATCCGCCTGATCGACGAGGCTGCGCGCCTCGACGGCGTGATCGCCATTCATTCCACCGCACGCGGTCCTGCAGCCGGTGGTTGCCGCCTCTGGACTTATCGCGATGCGCAGACGATGCTCGCCGATGCCGCCCGTCTTGCCGAGGGCATGAGCTACAAGAACGCCATGGCCGAGCTGCCGTTCGGCGGGGGCAAGTCCGTACTGCGGCGCCCGGACGGGGATTTCGACCGCCGTGCGCTGTTCGAGGCGTTCGGTCGCGAAGTCGAGAAGCTGGGCGGGCGCTACGTCACCGCCGAGGACGTGGGCACCGGCGTCGAGGACATGGAATTCGCCGCGCTTCACACCAGCCACGTTGCCGGTCGCAGCGCAAGGCCGGGCTTCGCTGGTGGCGACCCCTCACCCTGGACCGCACTGGGCGTGTTCGAGGGTATGAAGGCAGCCGCCTTGTTCGCCTATGGCACCTCGCTATCCGGCATGACCATTGCGGTTCAGGGACTGGGTAGCGTCGGTGCCGAATTGTGCCATATGCTCTCGAAGACGGGCGCAAAGCTTGTCGTGGCGGATATCGTCGTGGAACGCGCCGCCGCGCTGGCCGACAAACTCGGCGCCAAGGTGGCCTCGGTCGAAGAGATCGCCGGGGTGGATGCACAAGTCTTCGCGCCCTGCGCGCTTGGCGGGGCACTCAACGATGCCGCGCTCGACGTACTCAAGGCCAAGGTGATCTGCGGCGCTGCGAACAACCAGCTTGCCACCCCGCATATCGCCGGTCGCCTGCTGGCCATGGATGTCACGTACGCGCCCGACTACGTCGTCAATGCCGGTGGCATCATCAATGTATCGGCGGAATACCTCCACGAGGACGAAAATCAGGTCCGCGCCCGCGTCATGCAGATCGGGCCGCGCACGGCAGACGTCCTGGAACAGGCTGGCGAACTTCACCTGCCTACCTCACAGGTGGCCAATCGCATTGCCGAACAGCTGATGGCGCAGCCCGTCCAGGCCGACAGCTGA
- a CDS encoding aromatic ring-hydroxylating dioxygenase subunit alpha: protein MDTAFEMALYEGMAGEKARKGPPDGFPRLPLIPAARYTDPAFLALERKFLWQNVWLYALHVDELPEPGDYRLWDRTGSPIVIVRGKDGAIRAFYNSCSHRGAPLVEKVQGATQGFFCRYHGWTYDLAGNLNSVRELRDFPQFDRSCHGLRKVRCETWGNWVFVNENPDAEPLDRFLGGIVDDWANLGVEHLRHIQSDSFVIDCQVKVLIDAFLETYHLKSIHPNTVDRFLDSRSSFMNLWERGHSMMTTAHRDPEWRDPGARGMPQIEGAEDIFEQNPSYNIFPNLVTPPSRTGMPFLTFWPRDDRSMVVDVHWFGPEGSQGHEMWPTRISNLGRILEEDTQFAPSIQKSVEAKGFEGLNLSYQERRIYAWHMELDRLIGDALPEQLRLEPVLAPWIESH from the coding sequence ATGGACACCGCATTCGAGATGGCGCTTTACGAAGGCATGGCCGGGGAGAAAGCCCGCAAGGGGCCACCGGATGGCTTTCCACGTCTGCCGTTGATTCCAGCCGCGCGCTACACCGATCCGGCCTTCCTTGCGCTGGAGAGGAAATTTCTGTGGCAGAACGTGTGGCTCTATGCCCTGCACGTCGACGAACTGCCGGAGCCGGGCGATTATCGCTTGTGGGACAGGACGGGCTCGCCGATCGTGATCGTCCGCGGCAAGGATGGCGCTATCCGTGCCTTCTACAACAGCTGCAGCCACCGCGGCGCCCCGCTGGTTGAAAAGGTCCAGGGCGCGACGCAAGGTTTCTTCTGCCGCTACCACGGCTGGACCTATGACCTTGCCGGCAATCTCAATTCCGTTCGCGAACTGCGCGATTTTCCTCAGTTCGATAGGTCGTGCCACGGCCTCAGGAAAGTGCGCTGCGAAACCTGGGGGAACTGGGTCTTCGTCAACGAGAATCCCGATGCCGAGCCGCTCGATCGGTTTCTCGGCGGGATTGTCGACGACTGGGCGAATCTGGGCGTCGAACATCTGCGCCACATCCAGTCGGACAGTTTCGTCATCGACTGTCAGGTCAAGGTGCTGATCGACGCTTTCCTCGAAACCTACCACCTCAAGTCTATCCATCCCAATACCGTGGATCGTTTCCTCGACAGCCGCTCCTCGTTCATGAACCTGTGGGAGCGTGGCCATTCCATGATGACGACGGCGCACCGCGATCCCGAATGGCGAGATCCCGGGGCGCGGGGTATGCCGCAGATCGAAGGGGCCGAGGACATTTTCGAGCAGAATCCGTCCTACAACATCTTCCCGAACCTGGTGACGCCGCCCTCGAGGACCGGAATGCCATTCCTGACCTTCTGGCCGCGGGACGATCGCTCGATGGTGGTCGACGTACACTGGTTCGGGCCGGAAGGATCGCAGGGGCACGAGATGTGGCCGACCCGCATCTCCAACCTGGGTCGCATCCTTGAGGAAGACACGCAGTTTGCGCCATCGATCCAGAAGTCGGTCGAGGCAAAGGGGTTCGAGGGCCTGAACCTGTCCTATCAGGAGCGGCGCATCTACGCCTGGCACATGGAACTGGACCGCCTGATCGGCGATGCCTTGCCCGAGCAACTGCGGCTGGAACCCGTGCTCGCCCCCTGGATCGAGAGCCATTGA
- a CDS encoding mechanosensitive ion channel family protein: MSRHLGRLLCLFGGMVAPVSAAHAQAEFDADTISKLADIVRWSGAITSLFVIGGAWALLRLLSRFVSAFSSEFTSRRLTLQKINTLGQFVVYVATTVLVLLLSFRFDETTLAVIGGTIAVAVGFAMKDLVASFIAGVIVMLDRPFQVGDRVSFGGEYGDITAIGLRSVRMQTLDDNTITIPNSKFLSEITSSGNYGALDMQVVMDFYIAPGQDIDRAYEIVNEAALSSRFVFLAKPVTVLVTQWVSDYLVGVRLRLKAYVLDTRFEKAFESDVNLRVLRAFEAEGILVPGAVPFPRNAQNPAIKSEII, translated from the coding sequence ATGTCGAGACACCTGGGACGGCTCCTGTGTCTTTTCGGCGGCATGGTCGCGCCGGTCAGCGCGGCCCATGCACAGGCAGAGTTCGACGCCGATACGATCAGCAAGCTGGCGGATATCGTGCGATGGAGCGGCGCGATCACCTCGCTGTTCGTGATCGGTGGCGCCTGGGCCCTATTGCGCCTGCTTTCGCGTTTCGTTTCCGCCTTCAGCAGCGAATTCACCTCGCGCCGCCTGACCCTGCAGAAAATCAACACGCTGGGCCAGTTCGTCGTCTATGTGGCAACGACAGTCCTCGTCCTGCTGCTCTCGTTCCGGTTCGATGAGACGACGCTTGCCGTCATCGGCGGAACCATCGCGGTCGCTGTCGGCTTCGCGATGAAAGACTTGGTCGCCTCCTTCATCGCCGGCGTGATCGTCATGCTGGACCGCCCGTTCCAGGTGGGCGACCGAGTTTCCTTCGGCGGCGAGTACGGCGACATCACCGCGATCGGCCTGCGCTCCGTCCGGATGCAGACGCTCGACGACAACACCATCACGATCCCCAACAGCAAGTTCCTGAGCGAGATCACCTCGTCGGGCAATTATGGCGCGCTCGACATGCAGGTGGTGATGGATTTCTACATCGCCCCCGGCCAGGACATCGACCGCGCATACGAGATCGTCAATGAAGCGGCGTTGTCGAGTCGCTTCGTGTTCCTTGCCAAACCGGTAACGGTGCTCGTTACCCAATGGGTATCGGACTATCTGGTTGGCGTGCGCTTGCGCCTGAAGGCCTATGTTCTCGATACCCGCTTCGAGAAGGCGTTCGAATCCGACGTCAACCTGCGGGTCCTTCGCGCCTTTGAGGCCGAAGGGATCCTCGTCCCCGGAGCCGTGCCCTTCCCTCGCAACGCGCAAAATCCGGCAATCAAATCAGAAATAATCTAG
- a CDS encoding SRPBCC family protein: MVTTYRELLDADSRSAPEVLRADQRGDFGHAPICAKRYIDQAFFDCEVQMMWSRVWQMACREEDIPEVGDVHVYDIIERSVLVVRSAPDRIEAFPNSCLHRGRKLMDESGRVETMRCGFHGWSWKLDGSIRSVPCRQEFAGLSDADLHLPQIRVGRWGGFVFINFDRDGPSLEDYLGVVPRHFERWRLEDRWKAVHVARVIPCNWKVAQEAFMESYHVIATHPQILPFFSDVGSQYDVYGPHVNRNLAAFGEPSPHLPERPGNDEVIGGMLGLWGRKMPENLAAEAVPAREFLGEAARSSIVRATGGDLEKATDAEMLDAIVYNVFPNFAPWGGFAPNIVYRWRPNGRAVDSCIMEVMILKPVKEGEARPRGVPVHWLGEDEPWSNATELPALGPVIDQDMANMPQVQTGLKASLAGTVQLAGYMESRIRHFHETLDAYLEGRLPA, encoded by the coding sequence ATGGTCACAACCTATCGCGAATTGCTCGATGCCGACAGCCGCAGTGCGCCCGAGGTCTTGCGGGCCGATCAGCGCGGGGATTTCGGCCATGCGCCGATCTGCGCAAAGCGTTACATCGATCAGGCCTTCTTCGACTGCGAGGTTCAGATGATGTGGTCCAGGGTCTGGCAAATGGCCTGCCGGGAAGAGGACATTCCCGAGGTGGGCGACGTCCACGTCTATGACATCATCGAACGGTCGGTGCTGGTAGTGCGCAGCGCGCCCGATCGGATCGAAGCGTTCCCCAATTCATGCCTGCACCGTGGCCGCAAGCTGATGGATGAAAGCGGTCGCGTGGAAACGATGCGCTGCGGATTCCACGGCTGGAGCTGGAAGCTCGACGGGTCGATCCGCTCGGTGCCGTGCCGGCAGGAATTCGCCGGACTTTCTGATGCCGACCTGCATTTGCCGCAGATCCGCGTCGGTCGCTGGGGCGGCTTCGTCTTCATCAATTTCGACAGGGATGGGCCCTCGCTCGAGGATTACCTTGGCGTGGTGCCCCGACACTTCGAACGCTGGAGGCTGGAAGACCGCTGGAAGGCCGTTCATGTGGCTCGGGTCATCCCCTGCAACTGGAAAGTGGCGCAGGAAGCTTTCATGGAGAGCTATCACGTCATTGCCACGCACCCCCAGATCCTGCCCTTCTTCTCGGACGTGGGATCGCAATACGACGTCTACGGTCCGCACGTGAACCGCAACCTTGCCGCCTTCGGTGAACCTAGCCCGCATCTGCCTGAAAGGCCGGGAAACGATGAGGTGATAGGTGGCATGTTAGGCTTGTGGGGGCGCAAGATGCCGGAGAATCTCGCTGCCGAGGCAGTGCCCGCGCGCGAGTTCCTGGGCGAAGCCGCACGCAGCAGCATCGTCCGGGCGACCGGGGGCGACCTCGAAAAGGCCACCGATGCCGAGATGCTCGACGCGATCGTCTACAATGTGTTTCCCAACTTTGCGCCCTGGGGCGGCTTTGCGCCCAATATCGTCTATCGCTGGAGGCCAAATGGCCGTGCTGTCGACAGCTGCATCATGGAAGTCATGATCCTCAAGCCCGTAAAGGAGGGTGAGGCGAGGCCTCGCGGTGTGCCGGTGCACTGGCTTGGAGAGGACGAACCATGGTCCAATGCAACCGAATTGCCGGCACTGGGGCCGGTGATCGACCAGGACATGGCAAACATGCCTCAGGTGCAGACAGGCCTCAAGGCATCGCTTGCCGGCACGGTGCAACTCGCCGGTTACATGGAAAGCCGCATCCGGCACTTCCACGAGACACTCGATGCGTATCTTGAAGGACGCTTGCCGGCGTGA